In Bacteroidota bacterium, the genomic window CTTCCGCGATTTTTGTTTTTCAAGTTCAATGGAGATGTAGCGCTTCTCCGTTTTGGAAAGCGAATGAATGAGATGGTGGAGTTTGATGAGTCCTTTCATAATGAAATAAACTTTACAAATGTAATTATTTCAGAATGTTCAAGGTTTATTATTCAGATTATTGCCGCTCAATGATTTAATTGATTGTTTTTTATTTAGGAACTATATTTTTTGCTTACATTTGTTTGCCTGCATAGAAGCGTACTTCTACTTTTGACAGACAAAAATTCAGAAACAATTTTTATACACTAATTAAATTTTTTATCCGATGAAAAAAACACTACACATCCTCGCTGCTCTGGCGCTCGCGTTCTCTTTCGGAGAAACAAAAGCGCAACTGGCTGACGGCAGCACCGCTCCCAACTTTACATTCACCGACATGAAGGGAAACACGCAAGACCTCTACACCTACCTGAACGCAGGCAAGGTGGTGGTGATTGATGTGTCGGCTACCTGGTGCAACCCGTGCTGGGTTTATCATACTTCCGGTGCGCTGGACCAATTTTACAATACCTACGGACCTTCCGGCAGCAATAAAGCAACCGTAATTTTTATTGAAGGCGATGCCGCCACCAACGATGCCTGCATGACCAACACGGGAGGATGTTCCAAAACTCCCTCACAGGGAGATTGGACATTAAATACGGCATATCCCGAATGCAACCCCACTACCGCGCAGGGAATCGGCACGTTCAATTCGAATTACGCCATTGCTTATTTCCCTACCATGTATATGATTTGTGTGGATAAAAAAATTAAAAAGGTTGACCAATATACCGCAGCGCAATTAGCAAGCGCATTGAATGCAACCTGCCCGCCTCCTTCTGCCGGAAACGATGCCGGTGTTTCTTCCGTTGCAGCGCCCAACGCGTTTGCCTGCGGAACATCCTTCACTCCCTCAGTGACTATACGCAATTTCGGCAATGCAGCGCTTACTTCGTGCACCATTAATTATAAAGTGGACAACAACCCGGTGCAAACCTATAACTGGACAGGCAACCTGTCAAGCGGCTGCTCTATTTATACTACCGGATGCACGGCTACCATTACGCTTCCCTCCATTACAACCGCACTGGGAAGCCATACTTTTACGGCTTACACCAGCAATCCCAACAGCGGTGCGGATGTCAACACCGCAAACGATTCGCAGAACATTACCTTTAACGCAGTTACTCCTTCAACTTCTCCCGTTACGGAAGGAGTGGAAGGAACTTTCCCCGATGCAACCTGTGCCGTGGTGAATCCCGATGCAGGCACCACCTGGGTAAAACATATTCCGGGAGGAAATGGCGCAAGCGCAAATTCTTCTTTTATGGATTGCTATAATTATGCCGCGACCGGAGAGATGGACTACATGGTGCTCGCTCCCATGGATTTTTCAAACGCAACCAGCGCGCAACTTACATTCGATGTTGCGTATGCTCCTTACGATGCAACCTACTTTGAAAAATTAGATGTGGAAGTTTCCACCAACTGCGGTGCAACCTGGACGAATGTTTATTCCAAACAATCCACCACGCTGGCAACCGCTGCCGCTAACACTAATCAGTGGACGCCTTCTTCTACCCAGTGGCGCACTGAAACAATTAATCTTTCTTCTTATCTCGGGCAATCAAGCGTGCTGGCGCATTTCATCTGCACAAACGGCTACGGCAACGAACTGTATGTAGATAACATTAACCTCAGCGCGCTGACCAGCGTGAGCGAAATGGACATGAGCAATTACATTTCTGTTTTCCCGAACCCGTCAGCCGGAGAAGTATATGTTAACGTAAGTCCGGTTTTTGAAAAAGCGCTCGACTTCAAAGTAACCAATATGTTTGGCGAAACAGTAAAGAAGTTCAGCGATGCTTCCAAGCACATTGAATTCACGCTGAACAATCTTCCGAACGGAATGTATTTTATAGAAATTCAATCCGGCAATTCGAAGACAGTTAAGAAAATCATGCTGAACAAATAAGTTCTGGTTTAGTTTTTGTTTTAAGTCATCCCGTACAGAAAAAATGTACGGGATGATTTTTTTAGAAGAACAAATAAATTGCGTATGAAAAAAAATATTCTTTTCCTGCTTGCGGGATTCATTCTTGTTTCTTTCATTGGCGATACGCGGAAAATTCCATCGGTAGATTTGAAATCGCTCGATGGAAAAACAGTGAACAGCGCTAAATTCTCCAACGATGGAAAGCCCCTGATTATTTCTTTCTGGGCAACCTGGTGCAGCCCCTGCAAAAAAGAACTCAACACCGTAGCCGATGCGTTTGACGACTGGAAAAAAGAAACAGGCGTGAAACTCATTGCCATTTCCATTGACGATTCAAAAAGTTCTTCCAACGTGAAGCCCTATGTGGATTCCAAAGGATGGGAATTCGAATGCTACCTCGATGTAAATTCTGATTTCAAGCGCGCCATGAACGTGAACATGCCTCCGCACACCTTTATTGTGGACGGAAGCGGAAACATTGTTTGGCAGCACGTGGGTTTCAAAGAAGGAGACGAAGCGCAATACATTGAAGTGGTGAGAAAACTTGTGAAAGGCGAAAAGATTGAGCATTGACAGCATAATGCAAACGATGCGAACTCATGCGAATGCCGCGAATAAAATTCTACATTCGCAGAGCAGATTCTCAATGTAGTATGAAAAAATCCTTCTACTTTATTTTTTTTACTTCCTTATTCCCTTTTCTTTCTCATTCGCAGGAAAATAATTCTTCTTCCAATGCCGGAGAAATTCACGGCAACATGCAGATGGACGCGCAGTATTACAATCCCGATTCTTCTATTGGTGCCGCACCCGTTCCCGAAAAAATGCTGATGAACGGTTTCATGAATGTGATTTACACCAAGGGAAATTTCACCGCAGGCGCGCGCTACGAAAGTTATCTCAATCCCATTCAGGGATACGACCCGCGCTATAAGGGAAGCGGCATTCCTTACCGGTTCGCCAGTTACAAAGCCGATGAACTGGAAGTAACTGCCGGAAATTTTTACGAGCAGTTCGGAAGCGGGCTCGTGCTGCGCGCCTACGAAGAAAAGGGATTGGGCATTGATAATGTGCTGGACGGGCTGCGCCTGAAATATTCCGTGCACGGATTTTACCTGAAAGGATTAACCGGCAAGCAGCGCAGTTATTTTTCTCAGGGACCCGGCATTGTGCGCGGCTTCGATGGAGAAGTTCATCTGAGCGAACTCATTTCCAAATGGAATGAATCGCCCACGCAAATTATTATTGGCGGAAGTTTTGTGAGCAAATTCCAGAGCGGAGACAAAGTGGTGTATCAGACCAGCGCGCTGAATGTTCCACAAAACGTGGGCGCGTATGCCGGAAGAATTTCGGTGAGCCGCGGAAGAATAAATTTAATGAGCGAGTACGCTTTTAAATTCAACGACCCTTCGGCATTCAACAAATATATTTACCGCCCGGGCGAAGCGTTTTTGTTCAACGGAAATTATTCCATGAAGGGTTTTGCGCTTTCGCTCGGAGCCAAGCGCACCGATAATTTTTCTTTCAAGAGCGACCGTGGCGCTGCCGGCAGCGATTTGAATATTAATTTTCTTCCCTCTCTCGCGCGCCAGCATACCTATTCGCTTCCCGCCCTTTATCCCTATGCCACACAGCCCAACGGTGAAATTGCCTTTCGCGGAGAAATCAGCAAGAAGTTTAAAAAAGAAACTGCGCTCGGAGGAAAATACGGAACCGACATCACGCTAAATTTTTCCCGCGCCTACGGGCTTGACACCACGCACACCCTTCCTTTTTATGACAGCACACGAATCGGGTACACCACCAACCTGTATAGTTTGGGGCAACTTTATTTTTCCGATGTCAACATAGAGTTTCATAAAAAGTTTTCTCCGAAAGTCAAACTCATGCTTTTGTTCGCCAGCCAGGCATATAATAAGGACATCATCCAGGGCGTTCAGGGCTTCGGAACTTTTTATTCCACCATCGGCATGAGCGAACTCACCTATAAATTTGCCGGGGAAAAATCCATCCGCTGGGAACTCCAGCATCTTTCCGCGAAGCAGGACCAGAAAAACTGGGCGATGAGTTTGGTGGAAGTGGGGCTGAGCGAAAACTGGTTAGTGAGCGCAACCGATATGTATAATTACGGAAACGAGGATGCATCGAAACGGTTTCATTACTATAATGTGACTGCTGTATATGTAAAAAATGCAACGCGCATTGCGCTCGGCTACGGCAGGCAGCGCGCGGGAATTTTCTGCGTGGGCGGAGTATGCCGCTATGTGCCTGCATCAAACGGATTGCTGCTGTCGGTTACGTCAAGTTTTTGAATCTGCGAAAAACGAAATCTTACGAAACTACGAAACGGAAAATAAAAAATTGTAACTTAGTCCTTCATGAAACCAATTCATACCTCTTACCTCTTACTTCTTACTTCTTACTTCTTGCTTGCTTTTCTATCGTGCGATAAAGTGAAAGAGCCCTACGTGAAAACAAACAGTTCATCTGCCGGATGCCCGCCTCCTGTTTTTACTGCGAAGGCGCCCATGCGCAAAGTGCTCATTGAAGAATACACGGGCATGCGCTGCGGAAACTGCCCGGGCGCTGCCTTGATTCTGGAAAACCTGCGGAACACCTACGGAAATAAACTCATCGGCATTGCCGCTCATGCAAATTATTATGCGCGCCCCGTTCCTCCCGAATCAATGCCCTGCAGCGCGCCTGCCGGAGCGTTCAGCCATTACCTGGGATGCACTGCCGGAGAAAATTATTTTACGGTGTTTAATTTCCCCGGAAACCCTTACGGGCTGGTGAACCGCCATTCTGTGAGCGGCAGCCCCATTATTGACCCCAGCAACTGGGACGCGGCTTTTCAGAGCATTGATAGTTTGCCGCCCGATGCCGACATTAACATTATTACCGATTACAACACCGCCACGCGCAAACTCTGCATCTCGTGCAAAACCACTTTTCTGAAAGCCATGAACGGAGCGTATAACCTTTCAGTTCTTTTTGTGGAAGACAGCATTTTGGACTGGCAGGAAGATTATTCCCTCACACCCTGCTATGTTCAGAATTATGTTTTCCGCAATGTGCTGCGCGATGACATTAACGGAAACGGGCTCGGCTTCGGAGAACAAATTGCTTTGGGCGCCATTGCTGTCAATGATACAGCGGTTAAAAGTTATTCGTACAATGTGCCTGCCGGATTTTCCACTTCTATTTTTTCACCCAACCCCGCCTCCACTCCGCTTTCTCCGTGCGATTACAAGCATTGCTATGTGCTCGCATTTGTTTTTGATGCCAACAGCGCCAGCCCCACTTACAGGGAAATTCTCCAGGCGGAAATAAAAAAAATTCAGTGAAAGTTAACTCAGAAATTTTATTGCACGATTGTTTTCCTCCTCCTGTCAAAATCAATTACAATAGGAGTGGCAATGCAGATGGAAGAATACGTTCCGATAACGATTCCGATTAAAAGCGCAAACGCAAACGAACGAATCACCTCCCCGCCAAAGAAGAAAATGGCAACCAATACGAAGAACGTAATCAGCGAAGTAATCATGGTCCGGCTCAGCGTGCTGTTCAGCGCGTAATTGATGATGCGGTTTTTTTCTTCTCCGGGAATGAGCGCGCTCTTTCCTTTATCTGCAAGATATTCGCGTATCCGGTCGAACACCACCACGGTATCCGTCATTGAGTAGCCCATTACTGTTAGAATTGCCGCTATGAAGTCTTGGTTGATTTCCAAAGTGAATGGAACTATGCCATCGAAGATTGCATAGCACGAAAGCACCACGAGCACATCGTGGAAGAGCGCAACCGTTGCGCCCAATCCATATTGCCATCCTTTGAAGCGGATGAGAATGTACAGGAACATCAGCGCGCAGGAAAATAAAATCGTCCACACCGCATTGTTGCGCAAGTCGCGTGAAATGGTTTCGCCCACCTTTTGCGATTGCATCACCTTGTATTTATTGTTGAGCGAGCCCAGCCCTTCGTTCAGTTTTTGTTCCACCGTTTGCTCGGCAGTGCTGCTGGTATCGTCAATCATATACGAAGTGGTAATACGCACCTGCTCGTTTCCGCCAAATGTTTTCACTTCGGGATGAACGCCAAAACTTTTTCGCAGCGCTTCGCCCACTTGTTCCGTTTGAACAGGATTTTCAAAACGCACATAGTAACTTCTTCCTCCTTTAAAGTCCACGCCCATGGTGAAGCCGTGATGCTTGAAAAAGAAA contains:
- a CDS encoding TlpA family protein disulfide reductase — protein: MKKNILFLLAGFILVSFIGDTRKIPSVDLKSLDGKTVNSAKFSNDGKPLIISFWATWCSPCKKELNTVADAFDDWKKETGVKLIAISIDDSKSSSNVKPYVDSKGWEFECYLDVNSDFKRAMNVNMPPHTFIVDGSGNIVWQHVGFKEGDEAQYIEVVRKLVKGEKIEH
- a CDS encoding Omp28-related outer membrane protein, with the protein product MKPIHTSYLLLLTSYFLLAFLSCDKVKEPYVKTNSSSAGCPPPVFTAKAPMRKVLIEEYTGMRCGNCPGAALILENLRNTYGNKLIGIAAHANYYARPVPPESMPCSAPAGAFSHYLGCTAGENYFTVFNFPGNPYGLVNRHSVSGSPIIDPSNWDAAFQSIDSLPPDADINIITDYNTATRKLCISCKTTFLKAMNGAYNLSVLFVEDSILDWQEDYSLTPCYVQNYVFRNVLRDDINGNGLGFGEQIALGAIAVNDTAVKSYSYNVPAGFSTSIFSPNPASTPLSPCDYKHCYVLAFVFDANSASPTYREILQAEIKKIQ
- a CDS encoding T9SS type A sorting domain-containing protein gives rise to the protein MKKTLHILAALALAFSFGETKAQLADGSTAPNFTFTDMKGNTQDLYTYLNAGKVVVIDVSATWCNPCWVYHTSGALDQFYNTYGPSGSNKATVIFIEGDAATNDACMTNTGGCSKTPSQGDWTLNTAYPECNPTTAQGIGTFNSNYAIAYFPTMYMICVDKKIKKVDQYTAAQLASALNATCPPPSAGNDAGVSSVAAPNAFACGTSFTPSVTIRNFGNAALTSCTINYKVDNNPVQTYNWTGNLSSGCSIYTTGCTATITLPSITTALGSHTFTAYTSNPNSGADVNTANDSQNITFNAVTPSTSPVTEGVEGTFPDATCAVVNPDAGTTWVKHIPGGNGASANSSFMDCYNYAATGEMDYMVLAPMDFSNATSAQLTFDVAYAPYDATYFEKLDVEVSTNCGATWTNVYSKQSTTLATAAANTNQWTPSSTQWRTETINLSSYLGQSSVLAHFICTNGYGNELYVDNINLSALTSVSEMDMSNYISVFPNPSAGEVYVNVSPVFEKALDFKVTNMFGETVKKFSDASKHIEFTLNNLPNGMYFIEIQSGNSKTVKKIMLNK